One genomic segment of Clostridium estertheticum subsp. estertheticum includes these proteins:
- a CDS encoding lysophospholipid acyltransferase family protein translates to MRTIYFYMLFIINLIWISMKKPKLNRIKRQKSIKEAEVYLFKVATNWAKFILKAANLNLTVSGRENIPKEACLFVGNHQSDLDIPVILSNMNNITGAVAKKSMIKIPIMSYWMKQIHCVFMDRENPRQALKDIAEGVEYLKNGYSMLIFPEGTRSRSNTMGEFKKGSMRLAIKAGVPIVPITLYDTYTALEGNNGKIKRANAKLIFGKPIYLDDMSKEEKANISDVIQNIIQNNLNKENEKKIG, encoded by the coding sequence ATGAGAACTATATATTTTTATATGCTTTTTATTATTAATTTGATTTGGATAAGCATGAAGAAACCCAAATTAAACAGAATCAAAAGGCAAAAATCTATAAAAGAAGCAGAGGTATACCTATTTAAGGTGGCTACGAATTGGGCTAAATTTATACTAAAGGCCGCAAATTTGAATTTGACAGTTAGTGGAAGAGAAAATATACCAAAGGAGGCTTGCCTTTTTGTTGGAAATCACCAAAGTGATCTTGATATACCCGTAATATTATCTAATATGAATAATATTACGGGAGCTGTTGCTAAAAAAAGTATGATCAAGATACCAATAATGAGTTATTGGATGAAACAAATACATTGTGTGTTTATGGATAGAGAAAACCCAAGACAGGCACTTAAGGATATTGCAGAAGGTGTTGAATACTTAAAAAATGGATATTCAATGCTCATTTTTCCAGAAGGAACTAGAAGTAGAAGTAACACTATGGGAGAATTTAAGAAGGGTAGTATGAGGCTTGCAATAAAAGCAGGAGTCCCTATTGTTCCTATAACATTGTATGATACTTATACGGCCTTGGAAGGTAATAATGGCAAAATTAAAAGGGCAAATGCTAAGCTTATCTTTGGTAAACCTATATATCTTGATGATATGTCAAAGGAAGAAAAAGCAAATATATCGGATGTAATACAAAACATAATTCAAAACAATTTGAACAAGGAAAACGAGAAAAAAATTGGTTAA
- a CDS encoding ComEC/Rec2 family competence protein, with the protein MPKKTWLKYTLICVSLIFVIVCTTISYKSTIKTSLDLENNMVTHFIDVGQGDCALIQVNNKNLLIDSGTSDSKQKLIRYLKKNNITKLDYIVATHPHEDHIGGMASVIKNFEVGEFYAPKAISSTQTFNDMIDALRSKNLKIKIATPNISLNLGPNATCIMLSPNKTTYDNLNNYSCTLKISYKNSTYLFTGDIETQAEQELIANGYDLSAQVLKVAHHGSKTSSSKEFLAKVSPKIAVISCGIDNDYGHPNRETLDRLKRLNTIVYRTDLDKTIVLISDGSKIKKLDN; encoded by the coding sequence ATGCCAAAAAAAACCTGGTTAAAATATACACTTATTTGTGTTTCACTTATTTTTGTAATTGTATGTACAACTATAAGCTACAAATCTACTATAAAAACTAGCTTAGATTTAGAAAACAATATGGTAACTCATTTTATTGACGTTGGCCAAGGTGATTGCGCACTTATTCAAGTGAATAATAAAAATTTACTAATTGATAGTGGTACAAGTGATTCAAAACAAAAATTAATTAGGTATTTGAAAAAAAACAATATCACAAAACTAGATTATATAGTTGCAACCCATCCCCATGAAGATCATATAGGTGGAATGGCTAGTGTTATTAAAAACTTTGAAGTTGGCGAATTTTATGCACCCAAAGCAATAAGTTCAACTCAAACATTTAATGATATGATTGACGCACTTCGGTCTAAAAATCTAAAAATAAAAATAGCTACTCCTAATATATCTTTAAATTTAGGTCCTAATGCCACTTGTATTATGTTATCCCCAAATAAAACCACCTACGATAATCTAAATAATTACTCTTGCACTCTAAAGATATCATACAAAAATTCAACTTATTTATTTACAGGCGATATAGAAACTCAAGCTGAGCAGGAGTTAATAGCTAATGGGTATGATCTATCAGCTCAGGTACTTAAAGTTGCACATCACGGTAGTAAAACATCTTCTTCAAAGGAATTTTTAGCTAAAGTATCTCCAAAGATTGCTGTAATAAGCTGTGGCATAGACAATGATTACGGTCATCCAAATAGAGAAACCTTAGATAGACTTAAAAGACTAAACACTATTGTCTATAGAACTGACCTAGATAAAACTATTGTACTTATAAGTGATGGGTCAAAGATAAAAAAGCTAGATAACTAG
- a CDS encoding undecaprenyl-diphosphate phosphatase yields the protein MDLNIILVLKAIIIAVVEGITEFIPISSTGHMIIVGNVINFKGPFADSFEVVIQLGAILAIIVLYWSKIWNSIVEFFKLKPSGIKFWTNIIIAFIPAALFGFLLNDKIKKYLFNPGTVAIGLIVGGILLIIIENRFRNKHTTKTVEKISIKQSFKIGCFQCLALWPGMSRSSSTIMGGWICGVSTVAATEFSFFLAIPTMVGAATLTLYKTGMNFSSGEIITLVIGFIVAFLVALLVVERFIAYLKTKPMKVFAVYRIIVGIVLLCLIKFTTILI from the coding sequence ATGGATTTAAACATTATATTGGTTTTAAAAGCTATAATAATAGCTGTAGTCGAAGGAATAACAGAATTTATTCCTATTTCCTCCACGGGGCATATGATCATTGTGGGAAATGTTATAAATTTTAAAGGCCCGTTTGCAGATAGTTTTGAGGTAGTAATTCAATTAGGAGCAATTCTTGCTATTATAGTTTTATATTGGAGTAAAATATGGAACTCGATTGTGGAATTTTTTAAACTTAAGCCGTCAGGTATTAAATTTTGGACTAATATTATAATCGCATTTATACCGGCTGCACTTTTTGGTTTTCTTCTAAATGATAAAATAAAAAAATATCTTTTTAATCCAGGTACCGTGGCCATAGGACTTATAGTTGGAGGAATTCTATTAATTATTATTGAAAATAGATTTAGAAATAAGCATACAACAAAAACTGTAGAGAAAATAAGTATTAAACAATCATTTAAAATAGGATGTTTTCAATGTTTGGCACTTTGGCCAGGAATGTCAAGATCGTCATCTACTATAATGGGAGGTTGGATTTGCGGAGTTTCTACAGTTGCTGCAACTGAGTTTTCATTTTTCCTTGCAATACCAACTATGGTAGGAGCAGCAACACTTACTTTATATAAAACGGGTATGAATTTTAGTAGTGGAGAAATTATTACCTTGGTTATAGGGTTTATAGTTGCATTTTTGGTTGCACTTCTTGTAGTTGAAAGATTTATTGCTTATTTAAAGACAAAACCTATGAAGGTATTTGCTGTTTATAGAATAATTGTTGGTATAGTTTTATTATGTTTAATTAAATTTACTACTATTTTAATTTAA
- a CDS encoding DMT family transporter, giving the protein MLLSKGYIYSIFSAVLFGSAGLFVKLASGLGIDAISLLTLQYIIAVPLMFVIMYIFNKKSFKVTKKQLLRLAILGIVGNTFMTVFYYTAYNYLPIQMVAILLYTYPIMVFIYSAVFKKGSISYIKVFAVFLAFFGCLLTLDILSSRPKYSLIGVIFALICAMFYAFMNIYSEEKLQGIGPLTINAYSTLFSLISLMIYKFPLFVFRGDITKSLLIYTIILAIFCEIIPLTLLYAAIKYIGSLKVSIIGNLEIPTAMIISFFILHEHITLMQIVGTVLVICAVYMIRTKRTSTEKL; this is encoded by the coding sequence ATTTTACTTAGCAAAGGATATATTTATTCGATTTTTTCAGCTGTATTATTCGGGAGTGCGGGATTATTTGTAAAGCTAGCTTCTGGTCTTGGAATTGATGCTATAAGTTTACTCACACTTCAGTACATTATAGCTGTTCCATTAATGTTTGTAATCATGTATATTTTTAATAAAAAGTCATTTAAGGTAACAAAAAAGCAATTATTAAGACTCGCGATACTTGGAATCGTTGGAAATACATTTATGACAGTATTTTATTATACAGCCTATAACTATTTACCTATTCAAATGGTGGCTATATTACTATATACATATCCTATAATGGTATTCATATATTCAGCGGTGTTTAAGAAGGGATCAATAAGTTACATAAAAGTTTTTGCAGTGTTTCTGGCATTCTTTGGTTGCCTTTTAACTCTTGATATTTTATCAAGCCGACCTAAATATTCACTTATTGGAGTAATATTTGCTTTAATATGTGCAATGTTTTATGCCTTTATGAATATTTATAGTGAAGAAAAATTACAGGGAATTGGACCGTTAACTATTAATGCCTATTCAACACTTTTTTCACTAATAAGCCTTATGATATACAAATTCCCTCTATTTGTTTTTAGGGGTGATATAACTAAAAGCCTTTTAATATATACAATTATACTTGCCATATTTTGTGAAATCATTCCTTTAACACTACTATATGCAGCTATAAAATATATAGGATCGCTTAAGGTATCTATAATAGGAAATCTAGAAATACCAACTGCTATGATTATATCGTTTTTTATATTACATGAGCATATTACACTTATGCAGATAGTTGGTACTGTTTTAGTAATATGTGCAGTATATATGATAAGAACAAAGAGGACAAGCACGGAGAAGTTGTGA
- a CDS encoding Mur ligase family protein, translated as MFKIKIQSLLSILVSKFVMTLSKSIFQGGTNFPGKIALKLDKNILKTIANNYEVILITGTNGKTTTTSMIYSIVKDSKRPVITNNTGANMYTGIVACFISNYSFKKSTEKKIAVIEVDEANLKFVTQYITPKVITITNLFRDQMDRYGEVYTTLKKILVGIEKVPESTLVLNGDESLFGNLNLTNDVIYYGFGTKVNENKIVDINADAKFCTICKSPYSYNFITYNHLGDFYCPVCGYKRPELTYFVDKVIDLNTSGSSVNINNKEYYINQPGTYNIYNALCAYSVAKVLETSDNVIEHSLKTVASSFGRQETLNIDGTEVKIILVKNPAGYDEAVNTINLDKRTINLSLLLNDNYADGKDVSWIWDVNFERLTSLDVNKVMISGIRLYDMAIRLKVAGFSSDSFLLCTDEEALLKEIKSCNGEIVYVLATYTAMINLRKFLHTKGYINKIW; from the coding sequence GTGTTCAAAATTAAAATTCAGTCATTACTCAGTATATTAGTTTCAAAATTTGTTATGACATTATCAAAGTCTATATTTCAAGGAGGCACTAATTTCCCTGGGAAAATCGCTCTAAAACTTGATAAAAACATTTTGAAAACAATTGCTAATAATTACGAGGTTATACTTATAACCGGTACAAATGGTAAAACCACAACAACAAGCATGATTTATAGTATTGTAAAAGACAGCAAAAGACCTGTAATTACTAATAATACTGGTGCAAATATGTATACAGGAATTGTTGCATGCTTCATTTCAAATTATTCTTTTAAAAAGTCCACCGAGAAAAAAATTGCTGTTATAGAAGTAGATGAGGCTAATCTTAAATTTGTAACGCAGTATATAACTCCAAAAGTAATTACTATAACAAACCTTTTTCGGGACCAAATGGACAGATATGGGGAAGTATATACAACTCTTAAAAAAATACTTGTGGGAATCGAGAAAGTTCCTGAATCAACTCTCGTCCTTAATGGAGACGAATCTTTATTTGGAAACTTGAATCTTACAAATGATGTGATTTACTATGGTTTTGGAACGAAAGTTAATGAAAATAAAATTGTAGATATCAATGCAGATGCTAAGTTTTGCACAATCTGCAAATCTCCCTACAGTTATAATTTTATAACCTACAATCATCTTGGAGATTTCTATTGCCCTGTATGTGGATATAAAAGGCCAGAGCTTACCTACTTCGTGGATAAAGTGATTGATTTAAATACCAGTGGTTCCTCAGTTAATATTAATAATAAAGAATATTACATAAACCAACCAGGTACGTATAATATTTATAATGCCCTATGTGCCTACTCCGTAGCAAAGGTTCTTGAAACTTCCGATAACGTTATAGAACATTCTCTTAAAACCGTAGCTAGTAGCTTTGGTAGACAAGAAACTCTAAATATTGATGGTACCGAGGTTAAAATAATATTGGTTAAAAATCCTGCTGGCTATGATGAAGCTGTAAACACTATTAATCTTGACAAACGTACAATAAACTTATCTCTCCTATTAAATGACAATTATGCAGACGGTAAAGATGTCTCTTGGATTTGGGATGTAAATTTTGAGCGCCTTACCAGTCTTGATGTTAACAAAGTTATGATCTCGGGAATACGCTTGTACGATATGGCAATAAGACTTAAAGTAGCTGGTTTTTCATCAGATTCTTTCCTACTTTGCACGGACGAAGAAGCCTTACTTAAAGAAATTAAATCTTGCAATGGCGAAATAGTATATGTACTCGCAACCTATACCGCAATGATAAATTTAAGAAAATTTTTACATACTAAAGGTTACATAAATAAAATATGGTAA
- a CDS encoding type 1 glutamine amidotransferase, which produces MEINICHLYPDLLNVYGDVGNILILKHRAELRGIEVNIVNISMGDNFKAEDYDIVFFGGGQDYEQTIVSPDLITLKKASMEEYIESGKVFLAICGGYQLLGKYYTTPSGEKVEGLGILDICTESGDKRFIGNTVIHNETFDETYVGFENHSGRTYINGLSPLGKVEVGYGNNGEDGYEGCVYKNTFCTYFHGSLLSKNPELADRLLSIALNNKYDEVALTSLDDTLEIKAKEFIIKRETSNNK; this is translated from the coding sequence ATGGAAATTAACATTTGTCATCTATATCCTGATTTATTAAATGTATATGGGGATGTAGGAAATATTTTAATACTAAAACACAGAGCAGAGCTTCGAGGAATTGAAGTAAACATTGTTAATATATCTATGGGCGATAATTTTAAAGCAGAAGATTACGATATTGTTTTTTTTGGAGGTGGCCAAGATTATGAACAAACTATAGTTTCTCCAGATCTAATAACTCTAAAAAAAGCATCAATGGAAGAGTATATAGAAAGTGGGAAAGTATTTTTAGCCATTTGCGGGGGATACCAATTGCTTGGGAAATATTATACAACGCCAAGTGGTGAGAAGGTTGAAGGTCTTGGCATCTTGGATATTTGCACAGAAAGCGGTGACAAACGTTTTATCGGCAACACAGTAATTCATAACGAAACATTTGATGAAACTTATGTTGGCTTTGAAAATCATTCTGGAAGGACCTATATTAACGGTTTATCACCCCTTGGCAAAGTTGAAGTTGGATATGGTAATAATGGGGAAGATGGTTACGAGGGTTGCGTATATAAAAATACCTTCTGTACTTATTTCCATGGTTCGCTTCTTTCTAAAAATCCTGAACTTGCAGACAGATTGCTTTCAATTGCATTAAATAACAAATATGATGAAGTAGCTTTAACTTCCCTAGATGATACTCTCGAAATTAAAGCCAAAGAATTTATAATAAAAAGGGAAACTTCGAATAATAAATAA